CTGCCTGTTACTCGTTATGGGAAGTGTTTTATCTCCCCTTTCAGCCCAATATCAAAAAGAAATATCGGTTGGTGCCAAATTCGGCACTAATCTATCTAGAGCAACATTCCGCCCATCGGTAAAACAAAATTTACTACTGGGTTATATGGGTGGTATCTCTTTTCGTTATTCAGAAGAAAAATATTTCGGTTTTATCATAGAAGCCAACTTTTCTCAACAAGGTTGGGACGAAAATTTCGAAGATCCGTCCCTGAAATACAATCGACGGATGAACTATCTCGAAGTTCCTTTTATGACTCATATTTTTTTCGGAAATAAAGTAATCAGAGGTTTTGTAAACCTCGGTCCCCAAGTAGGATTCTTGATTTCAGATAAAAAAAACACCAATCTCGACTTGAATAATCTGCCTAAACTTCCATCGGACAGTCACCCTACCGAACAATTGAATATGCCAATCGCCAAAAAATTCGATTACGGAATTTGTGGAGGAGCCGGTATCGAATTAAGAGCGAAAAAACACAGTTTTATGCTCGAAGGTCGATATTGTTTCGGACTGGGAGATTTTTTCAATAACAGGAAAAAAGATTATTTTGCTACCTCATCGAATCAGAACATTACAATAGCTCTTACTTATATGTTCAGGCTGAAATAAAACACTTCGTCGAAAATATCAAAAACAAATCATAATATATA
The window above is part of the Coprobacter tertius genome. Proteins encoded here:
- a CDS encoding porin family protein, giving the protein MKKNLLACLLLVMGSVLSPLSAQYQKEISVGAKFGTNLSRATFRPSVKQNLLLGYMGGISFRYSEEKYFGFIIEANFSQQGWDENFEDPSLKYNRRMNYLEVPFMTHIFFGNKVIRGFVNLGPQVGFLISDKKNTNLDLNNLPKLPSDSHPTEQLNMPIAKKFDYGICGGAGIELRAKKHSFMLEGRYCFGLGDFFNNRKKDYFATSSNQNITIALTYMFRLK